tctctcccatcctcctctctcccatcctgctctctcccatccacctctctcccatcctgctctctcccatcctcctctctcccatcctcctctctcccatccatctctctcccatccttctctctcccatccatctctctcccatcctcctctctcccatcctgctCTCTCCCATCctgctctctcccatcctcctctctcccatcctgctCTCTCCCATCCTGCTCTCTCCCATCCTGCTCTCTCCCATCCTGCTCtctcccatccacctctctcccatcctgctctctcccatcctcctctctcccatccatctctctcccatcctcctctctcccatccacctctctcccatcctcctctctcccatcctcccatcctcctctctcccatcctgctCTCTCCCATCctgctctctcccatcctcctctctcccatcctcctctctcccatcctgctCTCTCCCATCctgctctctcccatcctcctctctcccatcctcctctctcccaacctgctctctcccatcctcctctctcccatcctgctCTCTCCCATCCTGCTCTCTCCCATCCtgctctcccccatcctcctctctcccatcctgctctctcccatccacctctctcccatcctgctctctcccattctcctctctcccatccatctctctcccatcctcctctctcccatcctcctctctcccatcctcctctctcccatcctgctCTCTCCCATCctgctctctcccatcctcctctctcccatcctgctCTCTCCCATCCTGCTCTCTCCCATCctgctctctcccatcctcctctctcccatcctcctctctcccaacctGCTCTCTCCCATCctgctctctcccatcctcctctctcccaacctgctctctcccatcctcctctctcccatcctcctctctccctctctcttgccctccctctggctgtctgtctctctctctctctccctccctctggctctgtctctctctctctctccctccctctggctctgtctctctctctctctccctccctctggctgtctgtctctctctctctctctctcctccctctgtctgtctgtctctctctcgccctccccctggctgtctgtctctcgctctccctccctccccctggctgtctgtctctcgctctccctccctccctctggctgtctctctctctctctccctccctctgtctgtatctctctctctccctccctctgtctgtctctctccgtctctctctctctccctccctccctctggctgtctgtctctctctctaccgccctctgtctgtctctctctctctctctccctctccctccctccgtctctctctctctctccctccctcactccgtctctctctctccctccctccctccgtctctctctctctctctctccctccctccctccctccgtctccctccctccgtctgtctctctttctccctccctctggctgTATGTCTCTATAGTTGGCATTGATCACCTTCGCTAACCCTCAGCTGGCTAGCATAGTCAGTGACACTTTACCATGTGAAACTCAgccaacacacatacatacacacacagtcattaaGAGAGCAAATCACAGTAACACAGAGGTTTTAATATGACATCACACTATCACAATAGCCAGTAAGACAACACAGTATTGGTACTTCACAACAATTACAACAactgcaatacaaaatagatacATTTACTATTCACATTGGGGTAGGTAGATGTTTTCCctaaccactgatacagggtcagatattTTGACACCtcctaatggttaaggtaaggattGGAGTTGGTGtatctgattctagatctgtggTTAAAGACAGCTATTTTAGCTCAAGCATTAACATTCACCATAGAGTCCTCTTATATACACActgacctcagagagagagagagagagagagagagagagagagagagagagagagagagagagagagaagagagagagaaagagagaaagagagagagagagagaacaaacccCCTGGGAAAAGACAGAAACATAGATAGAAGGGGAGTGGTCTATTTGATTGGTCCAGAATCTTTGTGCGTGCATGTCTCCTTGCATGTGCtttcgtgtgcgtgtgtgctatTTAATTGGCGAGTCCAGAATCTCTTCGtactcttctctctgtttcctcccacTTCCTCGAGAGGGGAGGAGCTTCACTGTAACAAGCCAACCCACGctcgccaccaccaccacaccccctATGACCTCACACACTGAGGGAACCAATGGCACAACAGCGATCTCCAGCACCATAGCGACCGGTACTTCCAGACCCTGTGTAGCCGACACCAAAGCTGGGTGAAGTCGGGTGAGGCCATGGGTCACCCCCACGAACCCCCCAGCAGAGCACACAGCTACCCCCAGGACGATGCACCAAGCCTGGAGACTGGCCGGCCACACTGGCCCCTGTCGGAGGAGAAGCATGGAGACGGCGGTGCTCAGACAGCCGGTCCAACTGACAGTGAACAGAGCGGTGCCGACACTGACCCGCTCCTTCAGAGAGCGGTACATGACTAGAGCCAGAGACATCCATAGTCCTGCGAGAACAGTCAGGGACCAACCAAACGCTTCCCGCCAGAACTGGGCCGATTGTTGTGCCGGTGTCGCCCCATTGGGTATCCCCCCATTGGGTATCCCCCCATTGGGTATCCCCCCATTGGGCATCCCTGACCCGGTCCCGTTGTTGTTCTCATCCAGCCCTGTTGGGTTAGGAACGAGCGCCAGACCCAGTCCTAACACGCCTGTCGCTACGGTGACCAGGTCCACCAATCCCAGCCGCTCGTCCAGGAGCAACAACGCCAGAGTGGCCGACAGGACGGTGGTCGCCAGGCGCCAGGTTGTCAACATGGCCTCGTCGTCGCCGAGGGAGACGAAGGATAAGGACGAGTAAGCGCAGCAG
This genomic interval from Oncorhynchus clarkii lewisi isolate Uvic-CL-2024 chromosome 18, UVic_Ocla_1.0, whole genome shotgun sequence contains the following:
- the LOC139372474 gene encoding solute carrier family 35 member G2-like, producing MESTHLLDGSKKRVKIHPHTVTAKYAPHTPHTHTHFPQPGDEGYDDAPSFEDFGSFLEETSDKKQLTGTRKWTGKAGALFGGKDKNKDTPPRPPMGGGEGGVEGGGKGAGGGVGEQLASFGEASVSASRLTWASVVLAGLAHGCVCVLTRLAASHFNLPPLTLLLVRSILQLLYGTVPMKRAETAFGSKGYRRKLLLYGLTHSFSLCCAYSSLSFVSLGDDEAMLTTWRLATTVLSATLALLLLDERLGLVDLVTVATGVLGLGLALVPNPTGLDENNNGTGSGMPNGGIPNGGIPNGGIPNGATPAQQSAQFWREAFGWSLTVLAGLWMSLALVMYRSLKERVSVGTALFTVSWTGCLSTAVSMLLLRQGPVWPASLQAWCIVLGVAVCSAGGFVGVTHGLTRLHPALVSATQGLEVPVAMVLEIAVVPLVPSVCEVIGGVVVVASVGWLVTVKLLPSRGSGRKQREEYEEILDSPIK